In Urechidicola croceus, a single window of DNA contains:
- a CDS encoding efflux RND transporter permease subunit has translation MTNEQKNLDKEFGLSSWAIKNKTVIYVMMAMILFLGISAYLTMPREDFPEIKETKIYISSIYPGNTAEDIEKLITDPLEDVLKTVSNVVDITSTSQEDYSMIIVEFDENISVDDAKVKVKDKVEGETSGEDWPTFNNAKVEPNIFDLNLSEEMPILNINISGDYPVDKLKEFGEYLEDEIEGLTEIKQVDIRGAQEKEVEVAVDIYKMMAAQVSFSDITGAIQNGNVTMSAGNLIASGQRRTIRVIGEIENPTNLENFVVKSENDNPIYLKDVASVTFKEKERTTYAREFGDRVVMLDVKKRAGKNMVAAAEKIKEIKDDAVANIFPPDLKVTISNDLSSKTIGQVDDLVNNIIFGIILVVGVLMFFLGFKNALFVGFAIPMSMFMSLMILNMLGYTMNTMILFGLIMGLGMLVDNGIVVVENIYRLMDEEGMNRIEAAKKGISEIAFPIIISTLTTVAAFIPLGLWPGVMGQFMIYFPITLSVVLGSSLFVAIFFNSVMVSQFMTTEDSEMPLKRIIYISGILIVIGGLILIFGGEYRALGSVMVFTAIMLWVYRLLLRKMANYFQDKILPRWERIYEKTLTTVLKGWRPQVISIATFILLFVAIGGFIASVASQRTKVEFFPDNKPNQIIVYIEYPQGTDIEKTNTITKEIEKKVFEIINAEENLDNGYNYLVESAVSQVGEGAGNPQTDGGSTAEMPHRGKITASMREYKYRRGRDSELLRQKVQEALVGIYPGVLISVEKDANGPPAGAPINIEIEGEDYSELIVTAEKMRDFINSKNIPGIDELKIDVNKSKPSMLVEIDRKKAGTLGISSGQVGQQLRNSIFGAKAGVYKENGEDYDIYVRFNEDNKYNTSALFNQKITFRDMASGQIKEIPVSAVAKQKNNSGFSAIKHKSAKRVVTVYSALAPGFTDAAAIVSQIQNEMTDFSGLSNDIKVDYTGQIEEQEKQMKFLMGAFFTGLGLIFLILIFQFNSISKPAIIMLAIFLSLIGVFGGIVITGSSFVIMMTMMGIISLAGIVVNNGVVLLDYTQLLMDRKRVELNIDEKERLSNDDIAKAIITGGKARLRPVLLTAITTILGLIPLAIGLNINFFTLFSEFNPHIYMGGDNVIFWGPLAWTVIYGLFFATFLTLIIVPVLFYLVNKLKRRIFLRKQIS, from the coding sequence ATGACTAACGAACAAAAAAACCTAGATAAAGAATTCGGGTTATCATCTTGGGCTATAAAAAACAAAACTGTCATATATGTAATGATGGCAATGATTTTATTTCTTGGGATATCTGCATACCTTACAATGCCTCGAGAAGATTTCCCAGAGATTAAAGAAACTAAAATTTATATCAGTTCTATTTACCCTGGAAATACAGCAGAAGATATTGAAAAATTGATTACCGATCCTCTTGAGGATGTTTTAAAAACAGTGAGTAATGTAGTTGACATTACCTCAACATCACAGGAAGATTATTCAATGATTATTGTAGAGTTTGATGAAAATATTTCAGTTGACGATGCAAAAGTAAAAGTAAAAGACAAAGTTGAAGGAGAAACTTCTGGAGAAGATTGGCCAACTTTTAATAATGCCAAAGTTGAGCCTAATATCTTTGATTTAAACCTATCAGAAGAAATGCCAATTCTTAATATTAATATTTCAGGTGATTATCCTGTTGATAAATTAAAAGAATTTGGAGAATATCTTGAAGACGAAATTGAAGGATTGACCGAAATAAAACAAGTAGATATTCGTGGTGCCCAAGAAAAAGAAGTTGAAGTAGCTGTAGATATCTATAAAATGATGGCAGCTCAAGTAAGTTTTAGCGATATTACAGGTGCAATTCAAAATGGAAATGTAACAATGTCCGCAGGAAACTTAATAGCAAGTGGACAAAGAAGAACCATAAGGGTAATTGGAGAAATTGAAAACCCAACTAATCTAGAAAATTTTGTTGTAAAATCAGAAAACGACAATCCAATTTACTTAAAAGATGTTGCAAGCGTAACTTTTAAAGAAAAAGAAAGAACAACTTACGCTAGAGAATTTGGTGATCGCGTTGTAATGCTTGATGTAAAAAAACGTGCAGGAAAAAATATGGTTGCTGCAGCTGAAAAAATAAAAGAAATAAAAGATGATGCTGTTGCCAATATTTTTCCTCCTGATCTGAAAGTTACTATTTCAAATGATTTATCGTCAAAAACAATAGGTCAAGTTGATGATTTGGTAAACAATATCATATTTGGAATTATCTTAGTTGTTGGAGTGCTAATGTTTTTCTTAGGATTTAAAAATGCACTATTTGTTGGTTTTGCAATTCCAATGTCGATGTTTATGTCTTTGATGATTTTAAATATGTTGGGATATACTATGAACACAATGATTCTTTTTGGATTAATTATGGGACTTGGAATGCTTGTTGACAACGGAATTGTTGTTGTTGAAAACATATACCGATTGATGGATGAAGAAGGAATGAATCGAATTGAGGCAGCTAAAAAAGGAATTAGCGAAATTGCTTTTCCTATTATTATTTCGACGTTAACAACAGTAGCAGCATTTATTCCATTAGGATTATGGCCTGGAGTAATGGGTCAATTTATGATTTATTTTCCAATAACACTTTCAGTAGTTTTAGGTTCTTCTTTATTTGTTGCAATCTTTTTTAATTCTGTAATGGTTTCACAATTCATGACTACCGAAGATAGTGAAATGCCTTTAAAAAGAATTATTTACATCTCAGGTATTTTAATTGTTATCGGAGGTTTAATTTTAATTTTTGGTGGCGAATACAGAGCACTCGGTAGCGTTATGGTATTCACAGCAATTATGCTATGGGTGTATAGGTTATTGCTTAGAAAAATGGCAAATTACTTTCAAGACAAGATTCTTCCTCGTTGGGAAAGAATATATGAAAAAACATTAACTACTGTCTTAAAAGGGTGGAGACCTCAAGTGATTTCAATCGCTACTTTTATATTACTATTTGTTGCTATTGGTGGTTTTATTGCATCAGTTGCCTCCCAACGTACCAAAGTAGAGTTTTTTCCAGATAATAAACCAAATCAAATTATTGTATATATAGAATACCCTCAAGGTACAGATATAGAAAAAACAAATACTATCACTAAAGAAATTGAAAAAAAAGTATTTGAGATAATAAATGCAGAAGAAAATTTAGATAATGGCTATAATTATTTAGTTGAATCAGCAGTATCTCAAGTTGGTGAAGGAGCAGGAAATCCACAAACAGATGGTGGATCTACTGCCGAAATGCCGCATCGTGGAAAAATTACTGCTTCAATGAGAGAGTATAAATATAGACGCGGAAGAGATAGTGAATTACTACGTCAAAAAGTTCAAGAGGCTTTAGTTGGTATTTATCCTGGAGTATTGATTTCTGTAGAAAAAGATGCTAACGGACCACCAGCTGGTGCTCCAATCAATATTGAAATTGAAGGTGAGGATTATTCTGAGTTAATTGTTACTGCTGAAAAAATGCGTGATTTTATCAATTCAAAAAACATTCCTGGAATTGACGAACTTAAAATTGATGTCAATAAATCTAAACCATCAATGCTAGTAGAAATTGACAGAAAAAAAGCCGGAACTTTAGGAATAAGTTCAGGACAAGTTGGACAACAATTAAGAAATTCTATTTTTGGCGCAAAAGCTGGAGTTTATAAAGAAAATGGCGAAGACTACGATATTTATGTTCGATTTAATGAAGATAATAAATATAATACAAGCGCACTATTTAATCAAAAGATAACTTTTAGAGATATGGCTTCTGGTCAAATCAAAGAAATCCCTGTTTCAGCAGTAGCTAAACAAAAAAATAATTCTGGTTTTAGTGCAATTAAGCACAAATCTGCTAAAAGAGTAGTTACTGTTTATTCTGCCTTAGCACCCGGATTTACCGATGCTGCTGCAATTGTTTCACAAATCCAAAATGAAATGACTGATTTTAGTGGACTATCTAATGATATTAAAGTTGATTATACTGGTCAGATTGAAGAGCAAGAAAAACAAATGAAATTTTTAATGGGCGCATTTTTTACAGGTCTTGGATTGATCTTTTTAATTTTAATTTTTCAATTCAATTCTATATCAAAACCTGCAATTATTATGCTTGCAATATTTTTGAGTTTAATTGGTGTATTTGGCGGAATTGTTATTACCGGAAGTTCATTTGTAATTATGATGACAATGATGGGAATAATTTCACTCGCAGGTATTGTTGTTAATAATGGTGTAGTTCTTCTTGATTATACTCAACTGTTAATGGATAGAAAAAGAGTTGAATTAAATATTGATGAAAAAGAAAGACTAAGTAATGATGACATAGCTAAAGCAATTATTACTGGAGGAAAAGCGCGTTTAAGACCTGTATTATTAACGGCAATCACTACAATATTAGGTCTTATACCATTGGCAATTGGACTTAACATTAACTTCTTTACATTGTTTAGTGAATTTAACCCACACATTTATATGGGTGGAGATAATGTTATTTTCTGGGGACCATTGGCTTGGACAGTTATTTATGGATTGTTTTTTGCAACATTCCTAACTCTTATTATTGTTCCTGTTCTCTTTTATCTTGTTAACAAACTAAAAAGAAGAATATTCTTAAGAAAACAAATTTCTTAA
- a CDS encoding efflux RND transporter periplasmic adaptor subunit has protein sequence MKNILSLLTVLLLITSCGNTKEQSIDELISDGNLESLQAMREEIKLKEHEITKDLAQIEEAINKLDTNKKLPLITTFIVEESVFNHYLELQGNVSTKNLLVIYPQFSGILTQVYVKEGQRVSKGQTLAKIDDGGLGQQLAQLQIQVDLAKTTFERQERLWNQKIGSEIQYLQAKSNYEAQNKAVNQLQSQLAKTYVKAPFSGTIDDIITEQGSVVIPGQSPLMRIVNLNDMYIETDVPENYISTITKNKTVEVDFPILGKTMNAKVRQAGNFINPANRTFKVEIAVPNKDLSIKPNLTAKLKINDYTNPKAILVPQSIISENSEGQQYVYVIKDKNDSNEAIAEKVIIETGKTQGDVIEVLQGLPNGAEIINEGARSVKEGQSVKILNI, from the coding sequence ATGAAAAACATTCTATCATTATTAACAGTATTATTATTGATTACCTCTTGTGGAAATACAAAAGAACAATCAATTGATGAACTTATTTCTGACGGAAATCTTGAATCTCTTCAAGCAATGAGAGAAGAAATAAAATTAAAGGAACATGAAATTACTAAAGACCTTGCACAAATAGAAGAAGCAATTAATAAGCTTGACACAAACAAAAAGTTGCCTTTAATTACAACTTTTATTGTAGAAGAGTCAGTTTTCAATCATTATTTAGAACTTCAAGGTAATGTAAGTACAAAAAATTTACTAGTAATATACCCTCAATTTTCTGGAATTTTAACACAGGTATATGTCAAAGAAGGTCAAAGGGTAAGTAAAGGGCAAACTTTAGCTAAAATTGATGATGGAGGTTTAGGTCAACAGTTGGCACAACTACAAATTCAAGTTGATTTGGCTAAGACAACATTTGAACGTCAAGAACGCCTTTGGAATCAAAAAATCGGATCTGAAATTCAATATTTACAAGCAAAATCAAATTACGAAGCTCAAAATAAAGCTGTAAACCAATTACAAAGTCAATTGGCTAAAACATATGTTAAAGCACCTTTTTCAGGAACTATTGATGATATAATCACAGAGCAAGGAAGTGTTGTAATACCTGGACAATCTCCTCTAATGAGAATTGTTAATTTAAATGATATGTATATTGAAACTGATGTACCTGAAAATTACATCAGTACAATAACTAAAAACAAAACAGTTGAAGTTGATTTTCCAATACTTGGTAAAACGATGAATGCAAAGGTTCGCCAAGCTGGTAATTTTATCAATCCTGCAAATAGAACATTTAAAGTTGAAATTGCTGTACCGAACAAAGATTTAAGCATCAAACCAAATCTAACTGCAAAGTTAAAAATCAACGATTACACAAATCCAAAGGCAATTTTAGTTCCACAAAGTATTATTTCTGAAAATTCTGAAGGGCAACAATATGTATATGTAATTAAAGATAAAAACGATAGTAATGAAGCTATTGCTGAAAAAGTAATAATCGAAACTGGAAAAACACAAGGTGACGTAATAGAAGTATTACAAGGACTACCTAATGGTGCTGAAATAATAAATGAAGGTGCAAGAAGTGTAAAAGAAGGTCAAAGCGTAAAAATTTTAAATATCTAA
- a CDS encoding TolC family protein, protein MKIKLLILTFLSSIVLSAQEKKSYTLDQAIDYALENAYAIKNATNDISSAEKKVWETTTIGLPQINASFDYQNYLKQPVSLLPAAAFDNTESVIDVVNDYFDANQTNFDVESPDGFIPLAFGTKQNINATVTLTQLLFDGSYLIGLQSAKTYLQISESAKEKTEFSVKQSVINAYANVLLVEENINILEKNKTVLEKNLNETLKIIENGFAEEQDGEQLQLTLSAINNELNRVNRYKSTAYKMFNVALGIDVDSEVTLTETLEELLLSNLNLELTKTNFTVENHIDYKIAETSRKSQELVMKYEKSKALPTLSAFVNYGTTANNDDFKFFKNDQKWFDSSILGVSLNVPIFSSLKRDSRTQQAKIELEKAERQLTETEQQLKVAFLDAQNNYQYSIDSYQTSKENLALAERIEKKENIKFFEGISSSFDLSNAQNQLYTQQQEYLQSIYDLITTKSVLENALNIK, encoded by the coding sequence ATGAAAATTAAATTATTAATTCTAACTTTTCTTAGTTCGATTGTATTGAGCGCACAAGAAAAAAAATCGTACACATTAGATCAAGCAATTGACTATGCACTTGAAAATGCATATGCAATTAAAAATGCAACTAATGATATCAGTTCTGCAGAAAAAAAAGTTTGGGAAACAACTACAATTGGTCTTCCTCAAATTAATGCCAGTTTTGATTATCAAAACTATTTAAAACAACCTGTTTCATTACTTCCAGCTGCTGCTTTTGACAACACTGAAAGTGTTATTGATGTTGTTAATGACTATTTTGATGCAAATCAAACGAACTTTGATGTTGAATCACCTGATGGCTTTATTCCATTGGCTTTTGGAACAAAACAAAATATTAATGCAACTGTAACATTAACTCAATTACTATTTGACGGCTCTTACCTTATTGGATTGCAATCTGCTAAAACATATTTACAAATTAGTGAAAGCGCTAAAGAGAAAACAGAATTTTCAGTTAAACAATCTGTAATTAATGCTTATGCCAATGTTTTACTAGTTGAAGAAAACATTAATATTTTAGAAAAAAATAAGACTGTTTTAGAAAAAAATTTAAATGAAACTTTAAAAATTATTGAAAATGGTTTTGCAGAAGAGCAAGACGGCGAACAATTACAATTAACATTATCTGCAATAAACAATGAACTAAATAGAGTAAATAGATATAAATCTACTGCTTATAAAATGTTTAATGTTGCGTTAGGAATAGATGTTGATAGTGAAGTGACATTAACTGAAACTTTGGAAGAGTTATTACTTTCAAACCTAAATTTAGAACTTACAAAAACAAATTTTACAGTTGAAAATCATATTGATTATAAAATAGCTGAAACAAGTAGAAAGTCACAAGAATTGGTTATGAAATATGAAAAAAGTAAGGCTTTACCTACTTTAAGCGCTTTTGTAAATTATGGTACAACTGCCAATAATGATGATTTTAAATTTTTTAAAAATGATCAAAAATGGTTTGACTCATCAATTCTTGGTGTTAGTTTAAACGTACCAATTTTTAGCAGTTTAAAGAGAGATTCAAGAACTCAACAAGCAAAAATTGAATTAGAAAAAGCTGAAAGACAACTAACAGAAACAGAGCAACAATTGAAAGTTGCATTTTTAGACGCCCAAAATAATTATCAATATTCTATAGATAGTTATCAGACTTCTAAAGAAAATTTAGCGTTAGCTGAACGTATTGAAAAAAAAGAAAATATAAAGTTTTTTGAAGGTATTTCATCAAGTTTTGATTTAAGCAACGCACAAAATCAATTGTACACACAACAACAAGAATACCTACAATCAATTTATGATTTGATTACAACAAAATCAGTATTAGAAAACGCATTAAACATAAAATAA
- a CDS encoding TetR/AcrR family transcriptional regulator — protein sequence MKEKILEKSAEMFLNYGFKSVTMDDIAEQLGISKKTIYAHFENKTKLVQEATLAVFESISYGIDCICKLEKNPIEELFAIKTFVLEHLKNEKSSPQYQLQKYYPKLFSSLKKKQLEVMRECVVENLNKGIIQEYYRNELDVNFISRVYFNGMIGIKDVETFPSSEYEPKYLMESYLEYHIRAIATEKGLQTLQNLLSNNEN from the coding sequence ATGAAAGAAAAAATTTTAGAAAAATCGGCTGAAATGTTCTTAAACTATGGATTTAAGAGTGTTACTATGGATGACATCGCTGAGCAATTAGGGATTTCTAAAAAAACAATTTATGCACATTTTGAAAATAAGACAAAACTTGTTCAAGAAGCAACTTTGGCAGTATTTGAAAGTATTTCTTACGGAATTGATTGTATATGTAAATTAGAAAAAAATCCAATTGAAGAATTATTTGCCATCAAAACTTTTGTTTTGGAGCATTTAAAAAATGAAAAATCTTCACCGCAATATCAATTACAAAAATACTACCCAAAACTTTTTTCTTCTTTAAAAAAGAAACAGTTAGAAGTTATGAGAGAGTGTGTGGTAGAAAATTTAAATAAAGGAATTATCCAAGAATATTATCGTAATGAATTAGATGTAAACTTTATTTCACGTGTATATTTTAATGGTATGATTGGAATTAAAGATGTTGAAACTTTTCCATCATCTGAATACGAACCAAAATACTTAATGGAAAGTTACCTAGAGTATCACATTAGAGCTATCGCAACTGAAAAAGGACTTCAAACATTACAAAATCTATTATCAAACAATGAAAATTAA
- a CDS encoding polyprenyl synthetase family protein: MLELYKSEFLKYLDARVEIKEPKNLYEPIAYILSLGGKKLRPILALMAADAFGDNYKKAMDVALAVEVFHNFTLIHDDIMDDAPLRRGSKTVHEKWNSNIGILSGDAMLIQSYQILESYDSDTFKKLLTIFSKTAIEVCEGQQLDVDFETRKDVSINEYLKMIRQKTSVLVAASLKMGAVVVGADEIEAQKLYDFGLNLGIAFQLQDDYLDTFGDPNTFGKQVGGDIIENKKTFLYLKAIDLGSKNEKETLEFLFDKKLIDNKEKIETVRTIFNDSGALSQTKFAIKKYTDKAFELLDEIDISDEKKVLLRRFGENLMTRTV; encoded by the coding sequence GTGCTAGAATTATATAAATCAGAATTTTTAAAATATTTAGATGCAAGAGTAGAAATTAAGGAGCCTAAAAATCTTTATGAGCCTATTGCATATATACTAAGTTTAGGCGGTAAAAAATTAAGACCCATTTTAGCATTAATGGCTGCAGACGCTTTTGGGGATAATTATAAGAAGGCTATGGATGTTGCATTGGCTGTAGAAGTGTTTCATAATTTTACTTTAATTCATGATGATATTATGGATGATGCTCCATTGAGGAGGGGTAGTAAAACAGTACATGAAAAATGGAATTCTAATATAGGTATTTTATCTGGTGATGCTATGTTGATTCAGTCTTATCAAATTTTAGAAAGTTATGATTCTGATACCTTTAAAAAGTTACTAACTATATTTAGTAAGACAGCAATAGAGGTTTGTGAAGGCCAGCAATTGGATGTTGATTTTGAAACAAGAAAAGATGTGTCAATCAATGAATATCTTAAAATGATTAGACAAAAAACTTCTGTTTTAGTAGCTGCATCTTTAAAAATGGGAGCGGTAGTTGTTGGTGCTGATGAAATCGAGGCTCAAAAATTATACGACTTTGGATTGAATTTGGGAATTGCATTTCAACTACAAGATGATTATTTAGATACATTTGGCGACCCTAATACCTTCGGGAAACAAGTTGGTGGAGACATAATTGAGAATAAAAAAACTTTTTTGTATCTCAAAGCAATAGATTTGGGTTCTAAAAACGAAAAGGAAACATTAGAATTTCTTTTTGACAAGAAATTAATTGATAATAAAGAAAAAATTGAAACAGTTCGAACTATTTTTAATGATTCAGGTGCATTAAGTCAAACGAAATTTGCAATTAAAAAATATACTGATAAAGCCTTTGAATTATTAGATGAAATTGATATTTCAGATGAAAAAAAGGTATTGCTTAGACGTTTTGGTGAGAATTTAATGACTCGTACTGTGTAA
- a CDS encoding PID-CTERM protein-sorting domain-containing protein, whose product MKFRPLLILAMYFVMTTSVFSQLGPPGGGPGGGSGPNPSGPGLPIDGGIVLLLASGIVYGANKLRDKEE is encoded by the coding sequence ATGAAATTTAGACCCCTCTTGATTTTAGCGATGTATTTCGTTATGACAACTAGTGTTTTTTCTCAGTTAGGACCTCCTGGAGGAGGGCCTGGTGGAGGTAGTGGTCCAAACCCTTCTGGTCCAGGACTCCCAATAGATGGTGGAATTGTTTTATTATTGGCTTCAGGTATTGTTTATGGCGCTAATAAGTTAAGAGACAAAGAAGAGTAA
- a CDS encoding riboflavin synthase, which produces MFTGIIETIGVVKNIEQENENFHISVQSDITSELKIDQSVAHNGVCLTVVAIKNNIYTVTAIKETLDKTNLNSLKINDELNLERAMKLGSRLDGHIVQGHVDQIATCTDIESQDGSWIYTFSYDKKLNNITIEKGSITVNGVSLTVVNSKKNSFSVAIIPYTLNHTNFKNIDIGNTVNLEFDVIGKYVARLMSV; this is translated from the coding sequence ATGTTTACCGGAATTATTGAAACAATAGGAGTTGTAAAAAATATTGAACAAGAAAATGAAAATTTTCATATATCTGTACAAAGTGATATTACTTCAGAATTAAAAATTGACCAAAGTGTTGCGCACAACGGAGTCTGTTTAACTGTAGTTGCTATCAAAAACAACATTTATACTGTAACTGCAATTAAAGAAACATTGGACAAAACAAATTTAAACAGCCTTAAAATCAATGATGAATTGAATTTAGAACGAGCTATGAAATTAGGTAGTAGATTGGATGGACATATAGTACAAGGACATGTTGACCAAATTGCAACTTGTACCGATATTGAATCTCAAGATGGAAGTTGGATCTATACCTTTTCATATGATAAAAAATTGAACAATATAACTATTGAAAAAGGCTCTATAACAGTAAATGGGGTAAGTCTTACTGTTGTTAATTCAAAGAAAAACAGTTTTAGTGTTGCAATTATACCTTACACTTTAAATCATACAAACTTTAAAAATATAGACATTGGAAATACTGTCAATTTAGAGTTTGATGTAATAGGGAAGTATGTGGCAAGATTGATGAGTGTTTAA
- the pdxA gene encoding 4-hydroxythreonine-4-phosphate dehydrogenase PdxA, with protein sequence MSKENKIKVGISIGDLNGIGIEVILKTFSDKRMLDFCTPIIFGSTKVISFYKKDKFPNIQIQSISNCKQAVEEKFNVLNVWKDDVDISVGESNETGGKYAFLSLKECVNALKKGFVDFIVTAPINKENIQSEEFKFAGHTEYLENELEGESLMILMANNLRVGLITGHIPISEVAKSITPKLIKNKVELMYNTLIRDFEISKPKIAILGLNPHCGDNGVIGSEDDTIIRPTIQEIQEEGKLVYGPYAADGFFGSETYKQYDAILAMYHDQGLAPFKTLSFGKGVNYTAGLNKVRTSPDHGTAYEIAGKNIADENSFKEALFKGIEIYKKRTNYELLTENSLKKTKQQ encoded by the coding sequence ATGAGCAAAGAGAATAAAATAAAAGTAGGAATTTCAATTGGAGATTTAAATGGAATTGGAATTGAAGTTATTCTAAAAACATTTTCTGATAAAAGAATGCTAGACTTTTGCACACCAATTATTTTTGGTTCAACTAAAGTAATTTCGTTTTATAAAAAAGATAAATTTCCAAATATTCAAATTCAAAGTATTTCAAATTGTAAGCAAGCAGTTGAAGAGAAATTTAATGTCTTAAATGTGTGGAAAGACGACGTTGATATTTCAGTTGGAGAATCTAATGAAACCGGAGGTAAATATGCCTTTTTGTCACTTAAAGAATGTGTGAATGCGCTTAAAAAAGGATTCGTTGATTTTATTGTCACAGCACCAATAAATAAGGAGAATATTCAATCAGAAGAATTTAAATTTGCTGGTCACACAGAGTATTTAGAAAATGAATTAGAGGGTGAAAGCTTGATGATTTTAATGGCAAATAACCTTAGGGTAGGTTTAATTACTGGACATATCCCTATTTCAGAAGTAGCCAAATCAATTACTCCAAAACTTATTAAAAATAAAGTAGAATTAATGTATAATACTTTAATTCGCGATTTTGAAATCTCAAAACCTAAGATAGCGATACTGGGATTAAACCCACACTGTGGTGATAATGGTGTTATTGGCAGTGAAGATGATACTATTATCAGGCCTACCATTCAAGAAATTCAAGAAGAGGGAAAGTTGGTATATGGACCTTATGCTGCAGATGGTTTTTTTGGGTCTGAGACATATAAACAATATGATGCAATTTTGGCGATGTATCATGATCAAGGTTTAGCACCGTTTAAAACATTATCATTTGGTAAAGGAGTAAATTATACAGCAGGATTGAATAAAGTTAGAACTTCTCCTGACCATGGAACTGCTTACGAAATTGCAGGTAAGAATATTGCCGATGAAAATTCGTTTAAAGAAGCTCTTTTTAAAGGAATAGAAATTTATAAAAAACGAACTAATTACGAGTTGCTTACCGAAAATTCGTTAAAAAAAACAAAACAACAATAA
- a CDS encoding YceD family protein, translating to MKDLKEFNISFVGLKQGNHQFHYQIDNTFFEYFQYYEFEDVDIKVELQFEKKHNMFNLLFNSKGVVTVTCDISNEPFELPIEGTLPLIVKFGEEYNDDNEILIIPHNDYQLNVSQFIYEMIVLSIPIKKVHPGVIDGTLQSDILKKLEELKVKKKKDIIDPRWEKLKDLKTNKKA from the coding sequence ATGAAAGACTTAAAAGAATTTAATATCTCTTTTGTAGGTTTAAAACAAGGAAACCATCAATTTCATTATCAAATTGATAATACGTTCTTTGAATATTTTCAATATTATGAGTTTGAAGATGTTGATATTAAAGTTGAATTACAATTCGAGAAAAAACATAATATGTTTAACCTTTTGTTTAACTCAAAAGGAGTCGTTACTGTAACTTGTGATATAAGTAATGAGCCATTTGAATTACCAATTGAAGGAACATTACCTTTAATTGTAAAATTTGGTGAGGAATATAATGATGATAATGAAATTTTAATTATCCCTCATAATGATTATCAACTCAACGTATCTCAATTCATATATGAAATGATTGTATTGTCGATTCCTATTAAAAAGGTACATCCTGGAGTTATAGATGGCACACTACAATCTGATATTTTGAAAAAATTAGAAGAATTAAAAGTAAAAAAGAAAAAAGATATAATTGACCCGCGTTGGGAAAAATTAAAAGATTTAAAAACGAATAAAAAAGCATAA
- the rpmF gene encoding 50S ribosomal protein L32 gives MAHPKRKISKTRRDKRRTHYKASVPQIAVDPTTGEAHLYHRAHWHEGKLYYRGQIVIDASAGAEA, from the coding sequence ATGGCACATCCTAAAAGAAAAATCTCGAAAACTAGAAGAGACAAGAGAAGAACTCATTATAAGGCATCAGTTCCTCAAATTGCTGTAGATCCAACAACAGGAGAAGCACATTTATATCATAGAGCACACTGGCATGAAGGTAAATTATATTACCGTGGTCAGATTGTTATTGATGCATCAGCAGGAGCCGAAGCATAA